The following are encoded in a window of Oncorhynchus mykiss isolate Arlee chromosome 11, USDA_OmykA_1.1, whole genome shotgun sequence genomic DNA:
- the LOC110517804 gene encoding polyubiquitin gives MELTITLLNGDSHPLTVQPHTTLGSLKSLINQHFGVAMERQRLSGVNGNNISLSDDSKTLSDYGLHSGSKVMVLITEPTHIQVFLKNEKGQTHTYEVVSGETVTQFKAKVQNKEGVPADQQRLIHEGKQLDDRKKLEDYGVRNLSTIHLTLRLRGG, from the coding sequence ATGGAACTCACTATAACACTTTTGAATGGGGACTCACATCCCCTGACGGTTCAGCCACACACCACTCTGGGGTCGCTCAAGAGTCTGATCAACCAACACTTTGGAGTGGCCATGGAAAGGCAGAGGCTGTCAGGTGTCAATGGGAACAACATCAGTCTCAGCGATGATTCAAAAACTTTGAGTGACTATGGCCTGCATTCAGGATCCAAAGTGATGGTGCTGATTACAGAACCCACTCATATCCAGGTGTTCCTGAAAAACGAAAAGGGCCAGACGCACACATATGAGGTGGTGTCAGGTGAGACTGTAACCCAGTTCAAAGCCAAGGTCCAAAACAAGGAGGGAGTCCCAGCCGACCAACAGAGGCTGATTCACGAGGGCAAGCAGCTCGATGATAGAAAGAAACTGGAAGACTATGGTGTCAGAAATCTAAGCACTATTCACCTGACGCTCCGTCTAAGGGGAGGCTGA